The genomic window CATTTAAACATAATAAGGTTTTATGTAACGTTGTTGAGCAGAAAATCTTCGGAAACCATCTGATTTTCCGGTCTTTTCGCCAAACCCCTCCCGGCACGCAGGTGCTTCTGGTGGGCCATATGGATACTGTCTTTCCGGAAGACACCCCTTTCAATTGGTACCAGGAGGATAGCAAAAACAGTTACGGCCCGGGGGTGAGTGATATGAAAGGAGGACTGGTCGCCGGAATTTTTGCCATTAAAGCCCTTGAGTCTGCCGGTCTTTTGGAAAAAATACCCATCACTTTCTTGTTTAACTCAGATGAAGAAATCGGTTCAAAAAGTTCCGCAAAACTCATTGAAAACGAGGCTAAAAACAGTGCGTTTGCCTTTGTTTTAGAAGCCGGAGGCCTTGCCGGAGAAATAGCCACCGGGCGAAAAGGAATCATTTCCGCAAAACTGGATGTCAAAGGCAAAGCCGGCCATGCGGCTTATGCCGACAAAGCCAAAGCCAGCGCCATAGTCGAACTTGCTCATAAAATCATCGCCTTTGAGTCGTTGAACGATCATCAAAGAGGGATTACGGTAAATGTGGGCAAAGTCATGACCTCCGGCCCAGCCGGAGGCTTGCATAAAGCCCTATAAGGGCATCGATACTGATAACCCCTTAAGGGGTATTATTGTGTTAAAATTACTGTTCTGCGACCAAATCCATT from Thermodesulfobacteriota bacterium includes these protein-coding regions:
- a CDS encoding M20/M25/M40 family metallo-hydrolase, which gives rise to MTTYKTISDFLKAQEPEMFRLLREMVLIQSGSFNKKGIDRVVRLIQSAFKHNKVLCNVVEQKIFGNHLIFRSFRQTPPGTQVLLVGHMDTVFPEDTPFNWYQEDSKNSYGPGVSDMKGGLVAGIFAIKALESAGLLEKIPITFLFNSDEEIGSKSSAKLIENEAKNSAFAFVLEAGGLAGEIATGRKGIISAKLDVKGKAGHAAYADKAKASAIVELAHKIIAFESLNDHQRGITVNVGKVMTSGPAGGLHKAL